A region from the Candidatus Buchananbacteria bacterium genome encodes:
- the ftsA gene encoding cell division protein FtsA yields MAEQEIIAGLDIGSSAVRLAIGQISAKGEQIHIIGSAEVPAEGISKGVISSIEDAVSSISACLEKAERMIGVPVQRAWVGISGSHIISQESQGVVAVARSDGEISEDDIERSIEAARTVATPPNYEILHVIPKSFTVDGQSGIKDPLGMTGVRIEVETQIIQGLTAQIKNLTKAVYRTGVNIEDLVLSILATSEAVLTNRQKELGVAVINIGGSTTSLAVFEEGDILHTTILPVGSDHITSDIAIGLRISIDTAEKIKLEYGSALSEGIGKRDEIDIGELEGKEANFVSRKYIGEITEARVEEIFDKVDAELKKIDKSGKLPAGVVITGGGAKLHDLVEAAKKRLRLPAVIGTPTNITSAIDKVNDPSFSTAIGLVIWGSQLASQRSQGGFGKLMNYLPNLKGVSSQAKKWFKKIIP; encoded by the coding sequence ATGGCTGAACAAGAAATAATTGCCGGGCTCGATATTGGTTCAAGTGCAGTTCGCTTAGCAATTGGTCAAATCTCCGCCAAAGGGGAACAAATCCACATTATTGGCTCTGCCGAAGTGCCCGCTGAGGGCATTAGCAAAGGAGTCATTTCCAGCATTGAAGACGCTGTTTCTTCAATTTCAGCTTGTTTAGAAAAGGCGGAACGCATGATTGGCGTGCCGGTGCAAAGAGCCTGGGTGGGCATTTCTGGCAGTCATATTATTTCTCAGGAAAGTCAGGGTGTGGTTGCAGTTGCGCGTAGTGATGGTGAGATTTCCGAAGATGATATTGAGCGTTCAATTGAAGCGGCTCGAACCGTAGCAACGCCGCCAAACTATGAAATTTTGCATGTCATTCCCAAAAGTTTTACGGTTGACGGCCAGTCGGGGATTAAAGACCCGCTTGGTATGACCGGTGTTCGAATTGAGGTTGAAACGCAAATCATTCAGGGCTTAACGGCTCAAATAAAAAATTTAACAAAGGCGGTATATCGCACCGGTGTTAACATTGAGGACCTGGTGCTTTCTATTTTGGCAACATCTGAAGCGGTGTTAACTAATCGACAAAAAGAGCTGGGAGTAGCGGTTATTAATATCGGCGGTTCTACTACGTCGTTGGCGGTTTTTGAAGAAGGCGACATTTTACACACAACTATTCTGCCGGTTGGTTCCGACCATATTACCTCTGACATTGCCATTGGTTTAAGAATTTCCATTGATACGGCAGAAAAGATCAAATTGGAATATGGTTCGGCATTGTCGGAAGGAATTGGCAAGCGAGACGAAATTGATATCGGTGAATTGGAAGGTAAAGAGGCAAATTTTGTTTCCCGAAAATACATTGGTGAAATCACCGAAGCGCGCGTTGAAGAAATTTTTGATAAGGTTGACGCTGAGTTGAAGAAGATTGATAAAAGTGGTAAACTACCGGCAGGCGTCGTGATAACTGGCGGCGGTGCCAAGCTTCATGATTTGGTTGAAGCGGCAAAAAAACGTTTACGCTTGCCCGCGGTGATTGGTACGCCAACTAACATTACTAGCGCCATTGATAAAGTTAATGATCCGAGTTTTTCTACAGCAATCGGTTTAGTGATTTGGGGCAGTCAGCTTGCAAGCCAGCGCTCGCAAGGAGGTTTTGGTAAGTTGATGAATTATTTGCCGAATCTCAAGGGCGTTTCCAGTCAAGCTAAGAAATGGTTTAAAAAAATAATTCCTTAA
- the ybeY gene encoding rRNA maturation RNase YbeY has translation MVRFEVNQQAGKKITASVWRSYLKPIEAALKLKKPLEISIGIVGDAAIKKLNKIYRHKDKVTDVLSFGETNQLAGGNKNYLGEIIICYPQAVRQAKKAGHPLNRELQLLFTHGFLHLLGYDHEKDSDAEVMEGLEEKILGFRR, from the coding sequence ATGGTACGGTTTGAAGTCAACCAACAAGCAGGAAAAAAGATTACAGCAAGCGTCTGGCGTAGTTACTTAAAGCCAATTGAGGCGGCTTTGAAGCTCAAAAAACCGTTAGAGATTTCAATTGGTATTGTCGGGGATGCAGCAATTAAGAAACTTAATAAGATATACCGTCATAAAGACAAGGTTACTGATGTGTTGAGTTTTGGCGAAACCAATCAGCTCGCCGGCGGTAATAAAAACTATCTGGGCGAAATCATTATTTGTTACCCTCAGGCAGTGCGTCAGGCGAAGAAAGCCGGGCATCCGCTTAATCGGGAATTACAGCTTTTATTCACGCACGGTTTTTTGCACTTGTTAGGGTATGACCATGAAAAAGACAGTGACGCTGAGGTGATGGAGGGCTTAGAAGAAAAAATTTTGGGGTTTAGGCGTTAA
- the ftsZ gene encoding cell division protein FtsZ: MAEIKPEIETFAKIKVIGVGGSGGAAINRMVASKIRGVDFLAINTDVQALHHSQAKTKLHIGKLTTRGLGAGMDPDIGEKAAEESQNDIRELIKDADMVFVTCGLGGGTGTGAAPVVASMAKDAGALTVAVVTRPFSFEGAQRAQIAQQGYDSLKNKVDAIVTIPNDRLLQIIDKKTSLLDAFKICDEVLQQGVQGIAELITIPGLINVDFADVKTIMKDTGSALMGIGQGTGENRAVEAAKSAISSPLLELSIDGAKGILFTVVGGPDLGMHEVNEAAKVITQSADPNAKVIFGAVIDDSMKDEVKVTVVATGFSDREIRAASEKSFASKESNYTPSTFVESKNKVEEKTASAVRRISTKIPTKRTIPSQPDIIAEDDELEIPAFIRKKMR, encoded by the coding sequence ATGGCTGAAATCAAGCCGGAAATTGAAACATTTGCAAAAATTAAAGTTATCGGTGTTGGCGGTTCGGGTGGCGCAGCCATCAATCGCATGGTCGCCTCTAAAATTCGTGGAGTCGATTTTTTGGCGATTAATACCGATGTTCAGGCTTTGCATCATTCTCAAGCCAAAACTAAATTGCATATTGGTAAATTAACCACCCGCGGTCTGGGTGCTGGGATGGATCCTGATATTGGTGAGAAGGCGGCTGAAGAAAGCCAGAATGATATTCGTGAGTTGATAAAAGATGCTGATATGGTGTTTGTCACTTGTGGTTTGGGTGGTGGTACCGGAACCGGTGCCGCACCGGTTGTTGCCAGCATGGCTAAAGATGCCGGTGCATTGACCGTAGCCGTTGTTACCAGGCCGTTTTCGTTTGAAGGCGCTCAGCGTGCTCAAATTGCTCAGCAGGGATACGACAGTCTAAAAAATAAAGTTGACGCTATTGTCACGATTCCTAACGATCGACTGTTGCAAATTATTGATAAAAAAACCTCCTTACTCGACGCTTTTAAAATTTGTGACGAAGTGTTGCAGCAGGGCGTGCAGGGGATTGCAGAATTAATTACCATACCTGGTTTAATCAACGTTGACTTTGCGGACGTCAAAACCATCATGAAAGACACCGGTTCAGCATTAATGGGCATTGGTCAGGGTACCGGCGAGAATCGGGCCGTGGAAGCGGCTAAATCAGCTATTTCTAGCCCATTACTTGAGCTATCTATTGATGGTGCTAAAGGCATATTGTTTACCGTGGTAGGCGGACCAGACTTGGGTATGCATGAAGTCAATGAAGCCGCTAAAGTTATCACTCAGTCAGCCGATCCAAATGCTAAGGTCATTTTTGGCGCGGTTATTGATGACTCTATGAAAGATGAGGTTAAGGTTACCGTTGTGGCTACTGGTTTTTCCGACCGTGAGATTAGGGCGGCAAGTGAAAAATCGTTTGCTTCTAAGGAGAGTAATTACACGCCAAGCACTTTTGTTGAATCAAAGAATAAGGTTGAAGAAAAAACCGCTTCGGCTGTCAGGCGCATTTCAACCAAAATCCCGACAAAAAGAACAATTCCGTCCCAACCGGATATCATTGCTGAAGATGATGAGCTTGAAATCCCCGCATTTATTCGAAAAAAGATGAGGTAA